In a single window of the Citrobacter sp. Marseille-Q6884 genome:
- a CDS encoding DUF3330 domain-containing protein, with protein MSAFRPDGWTTPELAQAVERGQLELHYQPVVDLRSGGIVGAEALLRWRHPTLGLLPPGQFLPVVESSGLMPEIGAWVLGEACRQMRDWRMLAWRPFRLAVNVSASQVGPDFDGWVKGVLADAELPAEYLEIELTESVAFGDPAIFPALDALRQIGVRFAADDFGTGYSCLQHLKCCPISTLKIDQSFVAGLANDRRDQTIVHTVIQLAHGLGMDVVAEGVETSASLDLLRQADCDTGQGFLFAKPMPAAAFAVFVSQWRGATMNASDSTTTSCCVCCKEIPLDAAFTPEGAEYVEHFCGLECYQRFEARAKTGNETDADPNACDSLPSD; from the coding sequence ATGAGCGCTTTCCGGCCGGATGGATGGACGACGCCGGAACTGGCCCAAGCGGTCGAGCGCGGGCAGCTTGAACTGCACTACCAGCCCGTCGTCGATCTGCGCAGTGGTGGGATTGTCGGCGCGGAAGCCCTGTTGCGCTGGCGTCATCCGACGCTTGGACTATTGCCACCGGGCCAGTTCCTGCCCGTGGTCGAATCGTCCGGCCTGATGCCTGAAATCGGCGCTTGGGTGCTGGGCGAAGCCTGCCGCCAGATGCGTGACTGGCGAATGCTGGCATGGCGACCGTTCCGGCTGGCCGTCAATGTTTCGGCGAGCCAAGTGGGACCGGACTTCGACGGGTGGGTAAAGGGCGTGCTGGCTGATGCCGAGTTGCCCGCCGAGTATCTCGAAATCGAGCTGACCGAATCGGTCGCGTTTGGTGATCCGGCGATCTTCCCCGCCCTGGACGCCTTGCGGCAGATCGGTGTGCGCTTCGCCGCCGATGACTTCGGGACGGGGTATTCCTGTCTGCAACATCTGAAGTGCTGCCCAATCAGCACGCTCAAGATCGACCAATCGTTTGTCGCCGGGCTCGCCAACGACCGCCGCGACCAAACCATCGTGCACACCGTGATTCAGCTTGCGCACGGGCTGGGCATGGATGTGGTGGCTGAAGGCGTGGAAACATCGGCGAGTCTTGATCTATTGCGACAAGCGGACTGCGACACAGGACAAGGCTTCCTGTTCGCGAAGCCAATGCCGGCGGCGGCATTCGCCGTCTTCGTCAGTCAATGGAGGGGTGCCACCATGAATGCAAGTGACTCGACCACCACCAGTTGCTGCGTGTGCTGCAAGGAAATCCCGCTCGATGCCGCCTTCACCCCGGAAGGCGCGGAATACGTCGAGCACTTCTGCGGGTTGGAGTGTTATCAACGCTTCGAAGCGCGTGCCAAGACAGGGAACGAAACCGATGCCGATCCGAACGCCTGCGACTCGCTACCGTCAGATTGA
- a CDS encoding DUF1778 domain-containing protein: MKSDVQLNLRAKESQRALIDAAAEILHKSRTDFILEMACKAAENVILDRRVFNFNDEQYAEFIDMLDAPVEDEPAINKLLARKPQWDV; encoded by the coding sequence ATGAAATCAGATGTTCAACTCAACCTAAGAGCTAAAGAGTCTCAGAGAGCACTCATCGATGCTGCTGCAGAGATCCTTCATAAATCGCGAACCGACTTTATCCTGGAGATGGCCTGCAAGGCTGCGGAGAATGTGATCCTTGATCGCCGTGTTTTCAATTTTAACGACGAACAGTATGCAGAGTTCATCGATATGCTCGATGCACCAGTCGAGGATGAGCCCGCCATTAATAAACTACTGGCAAGGAAACCTCAGTGGGACGTATAA
- a CDS encoding recombinase family protein, translated as MTGQRIGYIRVSTFDQNPERQLEGVKVDRAFSDKASGKDVKRPQLEALISFARTGDTVVVHSMDRLARNLDDLRRIVQTLTQRGVHIEFVKEHLSFTGEDSPMANLMLSVMGAFAEFERALIRERQREGIALAKQRGAYRGRKKSLSSERIAELRQRVEAGEQKAKLAREFGISRETLYQYLRTDQ; from the coding sequence ATGACTGGACAGCGCATTGGGTATATCAGGGTCAGCACCTTCGACCAGAACCCGGAACGGCAACTGGAAGGCGTCAAGGTTGATCGCGCTTTTAGCGACAAGGCATCCGGCAAGGATGTCAAGCGTCCGCAACTGGAAGCGCTGATAAGCTTCGCCCGCACCGGCGACACCGTGGTGGTGCATAGCATGGATCGCCTGGCGCGCAATCTCGATGATTTGCGCCGGATCGTGCAAACGCTGACACAACGCGGCGTGCATATCGAATTCGTCAAGGAACACCTCAGTTTTACTGGCGAAGACTCTCCGATGGCGAACCTGATGCTCTCGGTGATGGGCGCGTTCGCCGAGTTCGAGCGCGCCCTGATCCGCGAGCGTCAGCGCGAGGGTATTGCGCTCGCCAAGCAACGCGGGGCTTACCGTGGCAGGAAGAAATCCCTGTCGTCTGAGCGTATTGCCGAACTGCGCCAACGTGTCGAGGCTGGCGAGCAAAAGGCCAAGCTTGCTCGTGAATTCGGAATCAGTCGCGAAACCCTGTATCAATACTTGAGAACGGATCAGTAA
- the merP gene encoding mercury resistance system periplasmic binding protein MerP, which yields MKKLFASLALAAVVAPVWAATQTVTLSVPGMTCSACPITVKKAISKVEGVSKVDVTFETRQAVVTFDDAKTSVQKLTKATADAGYPSSVKQ from the coding sequence ATGAAGAAACTGTTTGCCTCCCTCGCCCTCGCCGCCGTTGTTGCCCCCGTCTGGGCCGCCACCCAGACCGTCACGCTGTCCGTACCGGGCATGACCTGCTCCGCCTGCCCGATCACTGTCAAGAAGGCGATTTCCAAGGTCGAAGGCGTCAGCAAAGTTGACGTGACTTTCGAGACACGCCAAGCGGTCGTCACCTTCGACGATGCCAAGACCAGCGTGCAGAAGCTGACCAAGGCAACCGCAGACGCGGGCTATCCGTCCAGCGTCAAGCAGTGA
- the merT gene encoding mercuric ion transporter MerT: MSEPKTGRGALFTGGLAAILASACCLGPLVLIALGFSGAWIGNLAVLEPYRPIFIGVALVALFFAWRRIYRQAAACKPGEVCAIPQVRATYKLIFWIVAALVLVALGFPYVMPFFY; encoded by the coding sequence ATGTCTGAACCAAAAACCGGGCGCGGCGCGCTCTTCACTGGAGGGCTTGCCGCCATCCTCGCCTCGGCTTGCTGCCTCGGGCCGTTGGTTCTGATCGCCTTGGGGTTCAGCGGCGCTTGGATCGGCAACTTGGCGGTGTTGGAACCCTATCGCCCCATCTTTATCGGCGTGGCGCTGGTGGCGTTGTTCTTCGCCTGGCGGCGCATCTACCGGCAGGCAGCGGCCTGCAAACCGGGTGAGGTCTGCGCGATTCCCCAAGTGCGAGCTACTTACAAGCTCATTTTCTGGATCGTGGCCGCGCTGGTTCTGGTCGCGCTCGGATTTCCCTACGTCATGCCATTTTTCTACTGA
- a CDS encoding Tn3-like element TnAs3 family transposase translates to MPRRSILSAAERESLLALPDSKDDLIRHYTFNDTDLSIIRQRRGPANRLGFAVQLCYLRFPGVILGVDELPFPPLLKLVADQLKVGVESWNEYGQREQTRREHLSELQTVFGFRPFTMSHYRQAVQMLTELAMQTDKGIVLASALIGHLRRQSVILPALNAVERASAEAITRANRRIYDALAEPLADAHRRRLDDLLKRRDNGKTTWLAWLRQSPAKPNSRHMLEHIERLKAWQALDLPTGIERLVHQNRLLKIAREGGQMTPADLAKFEPQRRYATLVALATEGMATVTDEIIDLHDRILGKLFNAAKNKHQQQFQASGKAINAKVRLYGRIGQALIDAKQSGRDAFAAIEAVMSWDSFAESVTEAQKLAQPDDFDFLHRIGESYATLRRYAPEFLAVLKLRAAPAAKNVLDAIEVLRGMNTDNARKLPADAPTGFIKPRWQKLVMTDAGIDRRYYELCALSELKNSLRSGDIWVQGSRQFKDFEDYLVPPEKFTSLKQSSELPLAVATDCEQYLHERLTLLEAQLATVNHMAAANDLPDAIITESGLKITPLDAAVPDTAQALIDQTAMVLPHVKITELLLEVDEWTGFTRHFTHLKSGDLAKDKNLLLTTILADAINLGLTKMAESCPGTTYAKLAWLQAWHTRDETYSTALAELVNAQFRHPFAGHWGDGTTSSSDGQNFRTASKAKSTGHINPKYGSSPGRTFYTHISDQYAPFHTKVVNVGLRDSTYVLDGLLYHESDLRIEEHYTDTAGFTDHVFALMHLLGFRFAPRIRDLGDTKLYIPKGDAAYDALKPMIGGTLNIKHVRAHWDEILRLATSIKQGTVTASLMLRKLGSYPRQNGLAVALRELGRIERTLFILDWLQSVELRRRVHAGLNKGEARNALARAVFFNRLGEIRDRSFEQQRYRASGLNLVTAAIVLWNTVYLERAAHALRGNGHAVDDSLLQYLSPLGWEYINLTGDYLWRSSAKIGAGKFRPLRPLQPA, encoded by the coding sequence ATGCCACGTCGTTCCATCCTGTCCGCCGCCGAGCGGGAAAGCCTGCTGGCGTTGCCGGACTCCAAGGACGACCTGATCCGACATTACACATTCAACGATACCGACCTCTCGATCATCCGACAGCGGCGCGGGCCAGCCAATCGGCTGGGCTTCGCGGTGCAGCTCTGTTACCTGCGCTTTCCCGGCGTCATCCTGGGCGTCGATGAACTACCGTTCCCGCCCTTGTTGAAGCTGGTCGCCGACCAGCTCAAGGTCGGCGTCGAAAGCTGGAACGAGTACGGCCAGCGGGAGCAGACCCGGCGCGAGCACCTGAGCGAGCTGCAAACCGTGTTCGGTTTCCGGCCCTTCACCATGAGCCATTACCGGCAGGCCGTCCAGATGCTGACCGAGCTGGCGATGCAAACCGACAAAGGCATCGTGCTGGCCAGCGCCTTGATCGGGCACCTGCGGCGGCAGTCGGTCATTCTGCCCGCCCTCAACGCCGTCGAGCGGGCGAGTGCCGAGGCGATCACCCGTGCTAACCGGCGCATCTACGACGCCTTGGCCGAACCACTGGCGGACGCGCATCGCCGCCGCCTCGACGATCTGCTCAAGCGCCGGGACAACGGCAAGACGACCTGGTTGGCTTGGTTGCGCCAGTCTCCGGCCAAGCCAAATTCGCGGCATATGCTGGAACACATCGAACGCCTCAAGGCATGGCAGGCACTCGATCTGCCTACCGGCATCGAGCGGCTGGTTCACCAGAACCGCCTGCTCAAGATTGCCCGCGAGGGCGGCCAGATGACACCCGCCGACCTGGCCAAATTCGAGCCGCAACGGCGCTACGCCACTCTCGTGGCGCTGGCCACCGAGGGCATGGCCACCGTCACCGACGAAATCATCGACCTGCACGACCGCATCCTGGGTAAGCTGTTTAACGCTGCCAAGAATAAGCATCAGCAGCAGTTCCAGGCGTCAGGCAAGGCCATCAACGCCAAGGTACGTCTGTACGGGCGCATCGGTCAGGCGCTGATCGACGCCAAGCAATCAGGCCGCGATGCGTTTGCCGCCATCGAGGCCGTCATGTCCTGGGATTCCTTTGCCGAGAGCGTCACCGAGGCGCAGAAGCTCGCGCAACCCGATGACTTCGATTTCCTGCATCGCATCGGCGAGAGCTACGCCACCCTGCGCCGCTATGCACCGGAATTCCTTGCCGTGCTCAAGCTGCGGGCCGCGCCCGCCGCCAAAAACGTGCTTGATGCCATTGAGGTGCTGCGCGGCATGAACACCGACAACGCCCGCAAGCTGCCAGCCGATGCACCGACCGGCTTCATCAAGCCGCGCTGGCAGAAACTGGTGATGACCGACGCCGGCATCGACCGGCGCTACTACGAACTGTGCGCGCTGTCCGAGTTGAAGAACTCCCTGCGCTCGGGCGACATCTGGGTGCAGGGTTCACGCCAGTTCAAGGACTTCGAGGACTACCTGGTACCGCCCGAGAAGTTCACCAGCCTCAAGCAGTCCAGCGAATTGCCGCTGGCCGTGGCCACCGACTGCGAACAATATCTGCATGAGCGGCTGACGCTGCTGGAAGCACAACTTGCCACCGTCAACCACATGGCGGCAGCCAACGACCTGCCGGATGCCATCATCACCGAGTCGGGCTTGAAGATCACGCCGCTGGATGCGGCGGTGCCCGACACCGCGCAGGCGCTGATAGACCAGACAGCCATGGTCCTGCCGCACGTCAAGATCACCGAACTGCTGCTCGAAGTCGATGAGTGGACGGGCTTCACCCGGCACTTCACGCACTTGAAATCGGGCGATCTGGCCAAGGACAAGAACCTGTTGTTGACCACGATCCTGGCCGACGCGATCAACCTGGGCCTGACCAAGATGGCCGAGTCCTGCCCCGGCACGACCTACGCGAAGCTCGCTTGGCTGCAAGCCTGGCATACCCGCGACGAAACGTACTCGACAGCGTTGGCTGAACTGGTCAACGCTCAGTTTCGGCATCCCTTTGCCGGGCACTGGGGCGATGGCACCACATCATCATCGGACGGACAGAATTTCCGAACCGCTAGCAAGGCAAAGAGCACGGGGCACATCAACCCAAAATATGGCAGCAGCCCAGGACGGACTTTCTACACCCACATCTCCGACCAATACGCGCCATTCCACACCAAGGTGGTCAATGTCGGCCTGCGCGACTCAACCTACGTGCTCGACGGCCTGCTGTACCACGAATCCGACCTGCGGATCGAGGAGCACTACACCGACACGGCGGGCTTCACCGATCACGTCTTCGCCCTGATGCACCTCTTGGGCTTCCGCTTCGCGCCGCGCATCCGCGACCTGGGCGACACCAAGCTCTACATCCCGAAGGGCGATGCCGCCTATGACGCGCTCAAGCCGATGATCGGCGGCACGCTCAACATCAAGCACGTCCGCGCCCATTGGGACGAAATCCTGCGGCTGGCCACCTCGATCAAGCAGGGCACGGTGACGGCCTCGCTGATGCTCAGGAAACTCGGCAGCTACCCGCGCCAGAACGGCTTGGCCGTCGCGCTGCGCGAGTTGGGCCGCATCGAGCGCACGCTGTTCATCCTCGACTGGCTGCAAAGCGTCGAGCTACGCCGCCGCGTGCATGCCGGGCTGAACAAGGGCGAGGCGCGCAATGCGCTGGCCCGTGCCGTGTTCTTCAACCGCCTTGGTGAAATCCGTGACCGCAGTTTCGAGCAGCAGCGCTACCGGGCCAGCGGCCTCAACCTAGTGACGGCGGCCATCGTGCTGTGGAACACGGTCTACCTGGAGCGTGCGGCGCATGCGTTGCGCGGCAATGGTCATGCCGTCGATGACTCGCTATTGCAGTACCTGTCGCCACTCGGCTGGGAGTACATCAACCTGACCGGTGATTACCTATGGCGCAGCAGCGCCAAGATCGGCGCGGGGAAGTTCAGGCCGCTACGGCCTCTGCAACCGGCTTAG
- the merE gene encoding broad-spectrum mercury transporter MerE, with protein sequence MNNPERLPSETHKPITGYLWGGLAVLTCPCHLPILAVVLAGTTAGAFLGEHWVIAALGLTGLFLLSLSRALRAFRERE encoded by the coding sequence ATGAACAACCCCGAGCGCTTGCCGTCCGAGACGCACAAACCGATCACCGGCTACCTGTGGGGCGGACTGGCTGTGCTGACTTGCCCCTGCCACCTGCCCATCCTCGCTGTCGTGCTGGCCGGCACAACCGCCGGTGCTTTCCTCGGCGAGCATTGGGTCATCGCGGCGCTCGGTTTGACCGGCCTGTTCCTTCTGTCCCTGTCGCGGGCGTTGCGGGCATTCAGGGAAAGAGAATGA
- a CDS encoding site-specific integrase, with amino-acid sequence MLPALPGVSVLSTAQLPVAIDYPAALALRQMAIVQDELPKYLLAPEISALLHYVPDLHRKMLLATLWNTGARINEALALTRSDFSLAPPWPFVQLATLKQRAEKAARTAGRAPAGIQAHRLVPLSDSQYISQLQMMVATLKIPLERRNKRTGRTEKARIWDITDRTVRTWIGEAVDAAAADGVTFSVPVTPHTFRHSYAMHMLYAGIPLKVLQSLMGHKSVSSTEVYTKVFALDVAARHRVQFQMPETEAVAMLKGAL; translated from the coding sequence ATGCTTCCGGCCCTGCCCGGCGTCTCTGTATTGTCCACGGCGCAGCTACCGGTGGCCATCGATTACCCGGCGGCGCTGGCCCTGCGCCAGATGGCGATTGTCCAGGATGAGCTCCCGAAATACCTGCTGGCACCGGAGATCAGCGCCCTGCTCCATTATGTCCCGGATCTGCACCGTAAGATGCTGCTGGCGACGCTCTGGAATACCGGCGCGCGTATTAATGAGGCGCTGGCTCTGACCCGAAGCGATTTTTCCCTGGCGCCGCCCTGGCCGTTTGTGCAGCTGGCTACCCTCAAACAACGGGCCGAGAAAGCGGCCAGAACGGCAGGCCGCGCGCCAGCCGGCATCCAGGCGCATCGCCTGGTTCCGCTTTCAGACAGCCAGTACATCAGCCAGCTGCAGATGATGGTGGCTACGCTGAAGATACCGCTTGAGCGACGCAATAAACGCACCGGCAGAACCGAGAAGGCCCGCATCTGGGACATCACCGACCGGACCGTGCGAACCTGGATCGGCGAAGCCGTTGATGCTGCTGCTGCCGACGGAGTAACGTTCTCGGTGCCGGTGACCCCGCATACGTTCCGCCATTCCTACGCCATGCATATGCTGTACGCTGGTATCCCGCTGAAGGTGCTGCAGAGTTTAATGGGACACAAGTCGGTCAGCTCGACAGAGGTGTATACGAAGGTGTTTGCGCTTGATGTCGCGGCGCGCCACCGGGTGCAATTTCAGATGCCGGAGACCGAGGCGGTGGCTATGCTGAAAGGCGCTCTATGA
- a CDS encoding mercury resistance transcriptional regulator MerR — MENNLENLTIGVFAKAAGVNVETIRFYQRKGLLLEPDKPYGSIRRYGEADVTRVRFVKSAQRLGFSLDEIAELLRLEDGTHCEEASSLAEHKLKDVREKMADLARMEAVLSELVCACHARRGNVSCPLIASLQGGASLAGSAMP, encoded by the coding sequence ATGGAAAACAATTTGGAGAACCTGACCATTGGCGTTTTCGCCAAGGCGGCCGGGGTCAATGTGGAGACCATCCGTTTCTATCAGCGCAAGGGCTTGTTGCTGGAGCCTGACAAGCCCTATGGCAGCATCCGCCGCTATGGCGAGGCGGATGTAACGCGGGTGCGCTTCGTGAAATCAGCCCAGCGGCTGGGCTTCAGCCTGGATGAGATCGCCGAGCTGCTGCGGCTGGAGGATGGCACCCATTGCGAGGAAGCCAGCAGTCTGGCCGAGCACAAGCTCAAGGACGTGCGCGAGAAAATGGCTGACCTGGCGCGCATGGAGGCCGTGCTGTCTGAGTTGGTGTGCGCCTGCCATGCGCGAAGGGGGAACGTTTCCTGCCCGCTGATCGCGTCACTACAGGGTGGAGCAAGCTTGGCAGGTTCGGCTATGCCTTAG
- the merA gene encoding mercury(II) reductase: MTHLKITGMTCDSCAAHVKEALEKVPGVQSALVSYPKGTAQLAIVPGTSPDALTAAVAGLGYKATLADAPLADNRVGLLDKVRGWMAAAEKHSGNEPPVQVAVIGSGGAAMAAALKAVEQGAQVTLIERGTIGGTCVNVGCVPSKIMIRAAHIAHLRRESPFDGGIAATVPTIDRSKLLAQQQARVDELRHAKYEGILGGNPAITVVHGEARFKDDQSLTVRLNEGGERVVMFDRCLVATGASPAVPPIPGLKESPYWTSTEALASDTIPERLAVIGSSVVALELAQAFARLGSKVTVLARNTLFFREDPAIGEAVTAAFRAEGIEVLEHTQASQVAHMDGEFVLTTTHGELRADKLLVATGRTPNTRSLALDAAGVTVNAQGAIVIDQGMRTSNPNIYAAGDCTDQPQFVYVAAAAGTRAAINMTGGDAALDLTAMPAVVFTDPQVATVGYSEAEAHHDGIETDSRTLTLDNVPRALANFDTRGFIKLVIEEGSHRLIGVQAVAPEAGELIQTAALAIRNRMTVQELADQLFPYLTMVEGLKLAAQTFNKDVKQLSCCAG; encoded by the coding sequence ATGACCCATCTAAAAATCACCGGCATGACTTGCGACTCGTGCGCGGCGCACGTCAAGGAAGCGCTGGAAAAAGTGCCAGGCGTGCAGTCGGCGCTGGTGTCCTATCCGAAGGGCACAGCGCAACTCGCCATCGTGCCGGGCACATCGCCGGACGCGCTGACTGCCGCCGTGGCCGGACTGGGCTACAAGGCAACGCTAGCCGATGCGCCACTGGCGGACAACCGCGTCGGACTGCTCGACAAGGTGCGGGGATGGATGGCCGCCGCCGAAAAGCACAGTGGCAACGAGCCCCCGGTGCAGGTAGCGGTCATTGGCAGCGGTGGAGCCGCGATGGCGGCGGCGCTGAAGGCCGTCGAGCAAGGCGCGCAGGTCACGCTGATCGAGCGCGGCACCATCGGCGGCACCTGCGTCAATGTCGGCTGTGTGCCGTCCAAGATCATGATCCGCGCCGCCCACATCGCCCATCTGCGCCGGGAAAGCCCGTTCGATGGCGGTATTGCGGCAACTGTGCCTACGATTGACCGCAGTAAGCTGCTGGCCCAGCAGCAGGCCCGCGTCGACGAACTGCGGCACGCCAAGTACGAAGGCATCCTGGGCGGTAATCCGGCCATCACCGTTGTGCACGGTGAGGCGCGCTTCAAGGACGACCAGAGCCTTACCGTCCGTTTGAACGAGGGTGGCGAGCGCGTCGTGATGTTCGACCGCTGCCTGGTCGCCACGGGTGCCAGCCCGGCGGTCCCGCCGATTCCGGGCTTGAAAGAGTCACCCTACTGGACTTCCACCGAGGCCCTGGCGAGCGACACCATTCCCGAACGCCTTGCCGTAATCGGCTCGTCGGTGGTGGCGCTGGAGCTGGCGCAAGCCTTTGCCCGGCTGGGCAGCAAGGTCACGGTCCTGGCGCGCAATACCTTGTTCTTCCGTGAAGACCCGGCCATCGGCGAGGCGGTGACAGCCGCTTTCCGTGCCGAGGGCATCGAGGTGCTGGAGCACACGCAAGCCAGCCAGGTCGCCCATATGGACGGTGAATTCGTGCTGACCACCACGCACGGTGAATTGCGCGCCGACAAACTGCTGGTTGCCACCGGTCGGACACCGAACACGCGCAGCCTCGCGCTGGACGCAGCGGGGGTCACTGTCAATGCGCAAGGTGCCATCGTCATCGACCAAGGCATGCGCACGAGCAACCCGAACATCTACGCGGCCGGCGACTGCACCGACCAGCCGCAGTTCGTCTATGTGGCGGCAGCGGCCGGCACCCGTGCCGCGATCAACATGACCGGCGGCGATGCGGCGCTCGACCTGACCGCAATGCCGGCCGTGGTGTTCACCGATCCGCAAGTGGCGACCGTGGGCTACAGCGAGGCGGAAGCCCACCACGACGGGATCGAGACCGACAGCCGCACCTTGACCTTGGACAACGTGCCGCGTGCGCTCGCCAACTTCGACACACGCGGCTTCATCAAGTTGGTTATCGAGGAAGGCAGCCATCGGCTGATCGGCGTACAGGCGGTCGCGCCGGAAGCGGGTGAACTGATCCAGACGGCGGCTCTGGCCATTCGCAACCGCATGACGGTGCAGGAACTGGCCGACCAGTTGTTCCCCTACCTGACGATGGTCGAGGGGTTGAAGCTCGCGGCGCAGACCTTCAACAAGGATGTGAAGCAGCTTTCCTGCTGCGCCGGGTGA
- a CDS encoding Rpn family recombination-promoting nuclease/putative transposase, with translation MKKKNSTPTPHDATFRQFLTQPDIARDFMEIHLPAELRAVCDLSTLKLESGSFVEDDLRQYFSDVLYSLKTTAGDGYIHVLVEHQSTPDKHMAFRLIRYAVAAMQRHLEAGHKKLPLVIPVLFYTGKRSPYPYSTRWLDEFDAPELAGKLYSNAFPLVDVTIIPDDEIAGHRSMAALTLLQKHIHQRDLAELVDRLAPILLAGYLSSSQVISLVHYIVQAGETSDAEAFVRELAQRVPQHGDALMTIAQQLEQKGIEKGIQLGEQRGIEKGEREATLKIARTMLQNGIDRNTVIKMTGLTEDDLAQIRH, from the coding sequence ATGAAGAAGAAAAACAGCACACCCACTCCTCACGATGCCACGTTCAGGCAGTTCCTGACGCAACCGGATATTGCCCGGGATTTCATGGAAATCCACCTGCCTGCAGAGCTGCGAGCAGTCTGCGATCTCAGCACGCTGAAACTGGAATCAGGCTCGTTCGTTGAGGATGATCTCCGCCAGTATTTCAGCGACGTCCTCTATAGCCTGAAAACTACAGCCGGCGACGGCTATATTCATGTTCTGGTCGAGCACCAGTCAACGCCGGACAAACATATGGCTTTCCGCCTCATACGCTATGCGGTAGCCGCCATGCAGCGCCACCTGGAGGCAGGGCATAAAAAACTGCCACTGGTGATACCGGTGCTGTTCTATACGGGTAAGCGCAGCCCGTATCCGTACTCTACTCGTTGGCTGGATGAATTTGACGCTCCCGAGCTGGCAGGCAAACTCTACAGCAACGCTTTCCCGCTGGTAGACGTTACGATCATTCCGGATGATGAAATCGCTGGCCATCGCAGCATGGCCGCCCTGACTTTACTGCAAAAGCATATTCACCAGCGGGACCTGGCAGAACTGGTCGACCGGCTGGCACCCATCTTGCTGGCGGGATACTTGTCTTCATCGCAGGTGATATCGCTGGTACACTATATAGTGCAGGCAGGCGAAACATCCGACGCCGAAGCCTTTGTACGCGAACTGGCACAGCGTGTGCCGCAACACGGAGACGCACTTATGACCATCGCACAACAGCTTGAACAGAAGGGCATCGAGAAGGGGATTCAGCTCGGTGAACAACGCGGCATTGAAAAAGGCGAGCGCGAAGCCACCCTTAAAATTGCACGAACCATGCTCCAGAACGGCATTGACCGCAATACCGTCATAAAAATGACCGGTCTGACTGAAGACGACCTGGCGCAGATCCGCCACTAA
- the merD gene encoding mercury resistance co-regulator MerD: MNAYTVSRLALDAGVSVHIVRDYLLRGLLRPVACTPGGYGLFDDAALQRLCFVRAAFEAGIGLDALARLCRALDAADGDEAAAQLALLRQFVERRREALADLEVQLATLPTEPAQHAESLP, translated from the coding sequence ATGAACGCCTACACGGTGTCCCGGCTGGCTCTTGATGCCGGGGTGAGCGTGCATATCGTGCGCGACTACCTGCTGCGCGGATTGCTGCGCCCGGTGGCGTGCACACCAGGCGGCTACGGCTTGTTCGATGACGCCGCCTTGCAACGGCTGTGCTTCGTGCGGGCGGCCTTCGAGGCGGGCATCGGCCTCGACGCGCTGGCGCGGCTGTGCCGGGCGCTGGATGCGGCGGACGGCGACGAAGCGGCCGCGCAGCTTGCCCTGCTGCGTCAGTTCGTCGAGCGTCGGCGCGAAGCGTTGGCCGATCTGGAAGTGCAGTTGGCCACCCTGCCGACCGAGCCGGCACAGCACGCGGAGAGTCTGCCATGA
- a CDS encoding DUF2913 family protein, which produces MTLTEKSGHLAWCALVALALARQNGNVLSPAQENLFLTRWLATALKQRRFSRDVAPDIEWLLKQGRQLGVGAKLSSKLNYLWCSCIGELSGQNDLFRLTYALETVKDMRWNYHLLSDREWSGRYAVALNAGVNSVYLSRSNLDVAFDDDGHQVNPLMAQLTGNVAGVIKLLNRCGWQAVSAHDASLPHQFTLMARQGG; this is translated from the coding sequence GTGACGCTGACAGAAAAATCGGGCCATCTGGCATGGTGTGCCCTGGTGGCGCTTGCGCTGGCCAGACAAAACGGCAATGTGCTGTCACCGGCACAGGAAAACCTCTTTCTCACCCGCTGGCTGGCGACTGCGCTGAAGCAACGTCGTTTTTCGCGTGATGTCGCTCCCGACATCGAGTGGCTTCTGAAACAGGGGCGCCAGTTGGGTGTCGGTGCGAAGCTGTCCAGCAAACTGAATTACCTCTGGTGCTCCTGCATCGGCGAGCTGTCTGGGCAGAACGATCTATTCCGGCTGACATATGCCCTGGAAACCGTAAAAGACATGCGCTGGAACTACCACCTGCTAAGCGATCGGGAATGGTCCGGCCGGTATGCCGTTGCACTGAACGCTGGAGTAAACAGCGTTTATCTCTCCCGGTCTAATCTTGATGTCGCTTTTGATGATGATGGTCATCAGGTTAACCCACTGATGGCCCAGCTGACGGGGAATGTTGCAGGCGTGATCAAGCTGCTTAACCGATGTGGCTGGCAGGCGGTGTCAGCGCATGACGCCTCCCTGCCCCACCAGTTTACGCTGATGGCCAGACAGGGAGGATAA